The following proteins come from a genomic window of Plectropomus leopardus isolate mb chromosome 11, YSFRI_Pleo_2.0, whole genome shotgun sequence:
- the mapk8ip2 gene encoding C-Jun-amino-terminal kinase-interacting protein 2 isoform X2, translating to MADRAEMFSLSTFHSLSPPGCRPSHDISLEEFDDEDLSEITDDCGIGLNYDSDPYEKDSLILEKSDMHHPVCSFQDDFQEFEMIDDEDDDDDDEEEEDEEVDPDAPPSPSASPPPSPTLGTLKSRPTTLNLTTAVSQDSLNNNSSLSPKKGSWQDSLRKTSQGRLSPTHSCLEDGSHVTGQCPTSPVSQAPGSQSKGTPPKQTGEGGNPQSPHRPLLCDMEGNRRERPEYGSFGQHKSHSCSGDEPQADSSIQTTRVPSVDEHSQCSDTEVDHDLNSDHNHKHSNRRATDTYTITSESGLEPENDLDPDATSRCLSSTAPMGANDGADTPLSDEELEKDFEVEFMCKETYDMVCKENQSSYVEFPSIEPASFSSYVSSSRSDILDQSNSSDGAVSTLEGAANDSTSPSSDPGIADMNQQGYMTSDQDKDLSSPGSDSDIEGELEAAFACGGPVVSNMISSISETELDLTSDDSSSGRSSHLTNSIEEASSPTSDQELDPDTELEQDSGIVGLKASLLLGQPDPIKEGSPLPSPSPLPSPTIATPSPVDSPILPPESYNDEQALMGLQNVDDELSFEHQADPDETLPPAQQCEDSLSRQMVLQIEPDHSLESFKRSFYLPVGPRLMPSADEYDGTSEGDSESESEDELSENSDSPWLLSNLVNRMISEGSYPISCPEECFKRKVSVSDTISPSSDIGEGDGFNDEDQEKKAETEGSKDEEKGSEGHRKNMMVTGDRRKTVESSEEGPCLYMNNPTGDIITPLILERSANSGRGTTEFSSLYTTKDSEKYFTDKPSKNTRRQEEDEEPNNDLTMLDGRRDLDSPSLSESVVSDKDEGRETEPRPTSRSSASLERITEVKHSLTLDIPTAQTNRCFSLTYSTDNDEEEDDGDSYPYLGGLRKHSFRGSDLELDSSPPIDASVQDHSLSDHDLPLCDKDLALRQPNEDDGLAYDSMKYTLVVDENTTLELVSLRRCTSVLSDDSELSTLCDEEPLGTGEEGYGRDDGEVRPELLSSSEDSSPEADLPFSKKFLNVFVNSTSRSSSTESFGLFSCTINGEERDQTHRAVYRFIPRHADELELDVDDPLYVEEEEDDYWYRGYNMRTGERGIFPAFYAHEVIGQSKELLGMKRNPAWIETFNVQFLGSVEVPYHQGNGILCAAMQKIAISRKRTVHVRPPSLCELEISLQGVKLIMSLEDEYDTLDEYDRCSHFFQMKNISFCGCHPRNNCYFGFITKHPMLNRFACHVFVSQESMRPVAECVGRAFQEYYQEHLEYACPTEDIYLE from the exons GCCATCCCACGACATCAGCCTTGAGGAGTTTGATGATGAAGATCTCTCTGAAATCACAGATGACTGTGGTATTGGACTCAACTATGACTCTGATCCATATGAGAAG GATTCCCTCATACTGGAGAAGAGTGACATGCACCATCCAGTCTGCTCCTTCCAGGATGACTTCCAAGAGTTTGAGATGATTGATGacgaagatgatgatgatgacgacgaagaggaagaagatgaggaGGTTGACCCGGATGCACCCCCGTCCCCCTCTGCCTCCCCTCCACCGTCTCCTACTCTTGGCACTCTGAAGAGCCGACCCACCACACTGAACCTCACCACTGCTGTGTCACAG GATTCATTGAATAACAACAGCAGTCTGTCCCCAAAGAAAGGAAGCTGGCAGGACTCTTTACGCAAGACCTCACAGG GTCGTCTGTCTCCAACCCACTCATGTCTGGAGGATGGTAGCCATGTGACTGGCCAGTGCCCAACCTCTCCAGTTTCCCAGGCACCAGGGTCTCAGAGCAAAGGTACTCCACCAAAACAGACAGGGGAGGGCGGGAACCCCCAATCTCCTCACAGGCCCCTCCTCTGCGACATGGAGGGCAACAGGCGGGAGAGGCCCGAATACG GCTCATTTGGTCAACACAAGTCCCACTCTTGCTCTGGCGATGAGCCACAGGCAGACTCTTCAATCCAGACAACCAGAGTACCCTCTGTAGATGAACACTCCCAGTGTTCGGACACAGAGGTGGACCACGACCTTAACAGCGACCACAACCACAAACACTCAAACCGGCGTGCCACTGATACTTACACGATCACCAGTGAGTCAGGTTTGGAGCCAGAAAACGACCTCGACCCAGATGCAACCAGTCGCTGTTTGTCATCCACTGCACCCATGGGAGCCAACGACGGTGCTGATACCCCCTTGTCTGATGAGGAGCTGGAGAAGGACTTTGAGGTGGAGTTCATGTGTAAGGAGACCTATGATATGGTGTGTAAGGAGAATCAGTCTTCATACGTGGAATTCCCCTCTATTGAACCCGCCTCCTTCTCTAGCTATGTGTCCTCCAGCCGCTCAGATATTCTTGACCAGTCCAACAGTTCAGATGGAGCAGTTTCCACCCTGGAGGGAGCAGCTAATGACTCCACCTCTCCGTCCTCAGATCCAGGGATAGCAGATATGAACCAGCAGGGTTACATGACCTCAGACCAGGACAAGGACCTCAGCTCTCCAGGCTCTGACTCTGACATTGAAGGGGAGCTGGAGGCAGCGTTTGCCTGCGGAGGTCCAGTGGTCTCCAACATGATCTCCTCTATCTCAGAGACAGAGCTGGACCTGACCAGTGATGACAGCAGCAGCGGGCGCTCATCTCACCTCACCAACTCCATCGAGGAGGCCAGCTCACCCACATCAGACCAGGAACTGGACCCGGATACAGAATTAGAGCAGGACAGCGGCATTGTGGGACTGAAAGCGTCTTTACTACTGGGCCAACCTGATCCAATCAAAGAAGGGtctcctcttccctctcctTCCCCTCTACCCTCACCAACTATTGCTACACCATCCCCTGTTGACTCACCCATCCTACCTCCTGAATCCTACAATGACGAGCAAGCTCTGATGGGGCTGCAGAATGTGGATGATGAGCTGTCTTTCGAGCACCAGGCAGACCCTGACGAGACTTTGCCTCCAGCGCAACAATGTGAAGACAGCCTCTCCAGACAGATGGTGCTGCAGATAGAACCAGATCACAGTCTAGAGAGCTTCAAACGCTCCTTCTACCTGCCAGTCGGACCCAGGCTAATGCCCAGTGCAGATGAATATGATGGAACCAGTGAGGGAGATTCAGAATCAGAGAGCGAAGACGAGCTGAGCGAGAACTCAGACTCCCCGTGGCTGCTCAGCAACCTGGTCAACAGGATGATCTCAGAGGGCTCGTACCCAATCAGTTGTCCTGAGGAATGCTTCAAGAGGAAGGTGTCTGTGTCAGACACCATCTCACCATCCTCAGACATCGGAGAGGGAGATGGTTTCAACGATGAAGaccaagaaaagaaagcagagacGGAGGGATCAAAGGATGAAGAGAAGGGAAGTGAAGGGCACAGAAAGAATATGATGGtgacaggagacaggaggaagACTGTGGAGTCTTCAGAAGAAGGTCCCTGTCTGTATATGAACAACCCTACTGGTGATATCATAACCCCTCTGATCTTGGAGCGCAGTGCAAACAGCGGGAGGGGAACCACAGAGTTCAGCTCCTTGTATACCACTAAAGACTCTGAGAAGTACTTCACAGACAAACCATCTAAGAACACCAGGAGacaggaggaagatgaagagcCCAATAATGACTTGACGATGCTGGATGGGAGGAGGGATCTGGACTCGCCAAGCCTCAGTGAGAGTGTGGTCAGTGACAAGGATGAAGGACGAGAGACCGAGCCCAGGCCAACGAGCCGTTCCTCGGCCTCTCTTGAGCGCATCACTGAGGTTAAACACAGCCTGACACTGGACATACCCACCGCCCAGACTAACCGCTGCTTCAGCCTCACCTACTCCACAGACAATGACGAAGAGGAGGACGATGGAGACTCGTACCCATACCTGGGTGGCTTGAGGAAGCACTCCTTCAGGGGTAGTGACTTAGAGCTGGACAGTTCACCACCCATTGATGCCAGTGTGCAAGACCATTCCTTATCTGACCATGACCTCCCACTGTGTGACAAAGACCTGGCTCTGAGGCAGCCGAATGAAGATGATGGACTGGCCTATGACTCCATGAAGTACACGCTAGTGGTGGACGAAAATACTACGCTGGAACTAGTCAGCCTCAGAAG GTGCACCTCTGTTCTGAGTGATGACAGTGAGCTCTCCACGCTTTGTGATGAGGAGCCTTTGGGGACGGGGGAGGAGGGCTATGGTCGTGATGATGGTGAGGTGAGGCCAGAACTTCTCAGTTCTTCTGAAGACTCCTCCCCTGAGGCTGATCTCCCATTCTCCAAGAAGTTCCTCAATGTGTTCGTCAACAGCACCTCCCGCTCCTCCA GCACAGAGTCTTTTGGACTTTTCTCCTGTACCATCAATGGAGAGGAGAGGGACCAGACACACAGGGCAGTTTACAG gTTCATTCCCAGACATGCAGATGAGCTGGAGCTGGATGTGGACGACCCTTTGTAtgtggaggaagaagaggatgaCTACTGGTACAGGGGCTATAACATGCGGACTGGCGAGAGAGGCATCTTCCCTGCCTTCTATGCCCATGAGGTCATTGGTCAATCTAAGGAGTTATTGG GAATGAAAAGAAATCCAGCATGGATTGAGACTTTCAACGTTCAGTTTTTGGGGTCTGTTGAGGTACCTTATCACCAAGGCAACGGCATTCTCTGTGCCGCCATGCAGAAG aTTGCGATATCGAGGAAACGGACGGTACATGTGCGACCTCCTTCTCTGTGTGAGCTGGAGATCAGCTTGCAAGGAGTGAAACTGATCATGAGCCTGGAGGATGAATATGACACCCTTGATGAG TATGACAGATGTAGTCACTTCTTCCAGATGAAGAACATCTCGTTCTGTGGATGCCATCCGAGGAACAACTG tTACTTTGGCTTCATTACTAAGCACCCAATGCTGAACAGATTCGCTTGCCATGTGTTTGTATCCCAGGAGTCCATGAGACCTGTAGCAGAGTGTGTCGG ACGAGCCTTCCAGGAGTACTACCAGGAACATCTGGAGTACGCCTGCCCCACTGAGGACATCTACCTGGAGTAA